From the genome of Metallibacterium scheffleri:
GTGGTCATCGACGCCGATCTGCAGGACCCGCCCGAGGTGATCCCCGAGCTGATCGCGCGCTGGCGCGAGGGTGCCGACATGGTTTATGCCACGCGCCGCCGCCGCCTGGGCGAGAGTGGCATCAAGCGGCTGACCGCGGCGCTGTTCTACCGGCTGATGCGCCGGCTCTCCGCCACAGCGGTGCCGCAGGACACCGGCGATTTCCGCCTGCTGTCGGCGCGCGCGCTGCGCGCGCTGGCCGGGCTGCGCGAGCGCCAGCGTTTCATGAAAGGCCTGTTCGCGTGGATCGGTTATCCGCAGGCGCAGGTGCTGTACGACCGCGCGCCGCGCGCCGCCGGCACGAGCAAGTGGAATTACGGGCGCCTGTGGCGCTTCGCGGTCGAGGGCATCACCTCGTTCTCCACCATGCCGCTGCGCCTGGCGACCTGGGTCGGCGTGCTCACCTCGGTGCTGGCCTTCGCCTACGGCGCGTGGATCGTGCTCAAGGTATTCGTGTGGGGCATCAGCGTGCCAGGCTATGCCTCGCTGATCGTCGCCATCCTGTTCCTCGGCGGCATGCAACTGCTGGCGCTGGGCATCATCGGCGAATACGTCGGGCGCACCTATCTGGAGGTCAAGCAGCGGCCGCTGTATCTGATCGAGGACAGCCTTGGCACGGTCGCG
Proteins encoded in this window:
- a CDS encoding glycosyltransferase family 2 protein; the protein is MPEQHRTDALWVVVPMYNEVEVLPEFQARLTRVLDALDLPARVLYVDDGSRDASWALAQALAQRDPRVHGLKLSRNFGKETALTAGLDAVACAENVAACVVIDADLQDPPEVIPELIARWREGADMVYATRRRRLGESGIKRLTAALFYRLMRRLSATAVPQDTGDFRLLSARALRALAGLRERQRFMKGLFAWIGYPQAQVLYDRAPRAAGTSKWNYGRLWRFAVEGITSFSTMPLRLATWVGVLTSVLAFAYGAWIVLKVFVWGISVPGYASLIVAILFLGGMQLLALGIIGEYVGRTYLEVKQRPLYLIEDSLGTVAPQPVDTAP